In the genome of Fusarium fujikuroi IMI 58289 draft genome, chromosome FFUJ_chr02, one region contains:
- a CDS encoding related to haloacetate dehalogenase H-1, translated as MDRAYYTASLDNGVSIAYTDTKPDADEKGVVVLIHGFPQTSYQFRKVIGPIYSAGYRVITPDYRGAGYSHRTQTGFTKTAMASDILKLLDHLSIKDPVHIVGHDIGGMIAYAFASRYSDRTASVIWGECPLPGTQAHEDTWKIHGVQHFHFWFHQVLDLPEALVSGKEEIYLGHFYDKYSYNSSAITQEDLNYYVKMFSRPGALRCGFNIYREFGKDSEENREWVAKHGKCKVRALGLNGGMNQFSEMAEQMMGEVHERGTFSVASVPESGHWIAEENPEGFVKAVLEFVGKE; from the exons ATGGACCGTGCCTATTATACAGCTTCTCTCGACAATGGTGTCAGTATCGCTTACACTGATACCAAGCCTGATGCGGATGAGAAAGGTGTAGTGGTCTTGATCCATGGTTTCCCTCAAACTTCATACCAATTTCGGAAAGTCATTGGTCCTATATACTCAGCTGG ATATCGTGTAATCACCCCAGATTATCGTGGAGCTGGATACTCGCACAGAACTCAGACAGGCTTCACCAAGACAGCAATGGCATCTGATATCCTGAAacttcttgaccatctctCTATCAAAGACCCAGTCCACATCGTTGGCCATGATATCGGCGGTATGATAGCATATGCATTTGCCTCACGATATTCCGATCGAACAGCATCTGTCATCTGGGGAGAATGCCCCCTCCCAGGAACCCAAGCCCACGAGGACACCTGGAAAATACACGGCGTGCAGCATTTCCACTTCTGGTTTCACCAAGTTCTCGATCTCCCCGAAGCTCTCGTCTCGGGCAAGGAGGAGATCTACCTCGGCCACTTCTACGACAAATACTCGTACAACTCATCAGCAATTACCCAAGAGGACTTGAACTACTATGTTAAAATGTTTAGTCGTCCCGGTGCCCTACGCTGTGGCTTTAATATTTACAGGGAGTTCGGCAAAGATTCGGAGGAGAATCGTGAGTGGGTTGCCAAGCATGGGAAATGTAAAGTGAGAGCCTTGGGTCTTAATGGCGGGATGAATCAGTTCAGTGAGATGGCTGAGCAGATGATGGGGGAAGTTCATGAAAGGGGGACTTTTAGTGTTGCTTCGGTGCCTGAGAGTGGACATTGGATTGCAGAAGAGAATCCTGAAGGTTTTGTTAAGGCGGTGCTTGAGTTTGTTGGAAAGGAGTAG